A DNA window from Pseudodesulfovibrio thermohalotolerans contains the following coding sequences:
- a CDS encoding flagellar protein FlaG, with protein sequence MNIPVMNIDIKQDSRSENVVPGRAGPKQNAPDGSIPRNDTVMAQSKAQADRQSENPTREELDTLIAEAEEHLKANNVKLKFNVLENNDTIQVEVVDSDGKTIRKIPDDELIKLTKSLKDLGQGFLDRMS encoded by the coding sequence ATGAATATCCCCGTTATGAATATCGACATAAAGCAAGATTCGCGCTCGGAGAACGTCGTTCCGGGCCGAGCCGGGCCAAAGCAGAATGCTCCGGACGGCTCAATTCCGCGCAATGACACGGTCATGGCGCAGAGCAAGGCGCAGGCGGACAGACAATCGGAAAATCCAACCCGCGAGGAGCTGGACACCCTGATCGCCGAGGCCGAGGAACATTTGAAGGCGAACAACGTCAAACTCAAGTTCAACGTCTTGGAAAACAACGACACGATCCAAGTCGAGGTGGTTGATTCCGATGGAAAAACCATCCGCAAGATTCCGGACGACGAATTGATTAAGCTGACAAAGTCGCTGAAGGACCTGGGACAGGGGTTCCTGGACCGGATGTCCTAG
- a CDS encoding DUF342 domain-containing protein produces the protein MPFFLKHYFDPDWDPAKLKPEEQADGSVDHHERQFVKNVSAGDLIAEWLPLEEAGEELDERFVFEEKAFPAGRGTGIRRESPDKLFAAVDGYVCYKEGRILVRNPLTVHSDIDYHTGNVDFVGSVVVEGAVRTGFSVEAADDVRVNAQIEGAAVTARGNLDCRGGVKGGKEAILRATKDMRLAFCEYATLLAGGDILVKGALMHSDAYAGKRLAVGGRLTGGSICAYKYIYVGGQLGGGMDTDTSLILGYQPTLLYADQRYNQRIKVLHEDIAFFEKALNRGEEFRAEYEPRLESARSELELLKDMKVELWDGIYATERLDDCRVLVPGVVRPGVEICIGSAYYRVDDFLEDVFFYYDNGEVKYGASTGKMKK, from the coding sequence ATGCCGTTTTTTTTGAAGCACTACTTCGATCCGGACTGGGACCCGGCCAAGCTAAAGCCGGAGGAGCAGGCGGATGGGAGTGTGGATCATCATGAGCGTCAGTTCGTCAAGAACGTGTCCGCCGGGGATCTTATCGCCGAATGGCTTCCATTGGAGGAGGCGGGAGAAGAACTCGACGAGCGGTTCGTGTTTGAGGAAAAGGCGTTTCCGGCGGGAAGGGGCACGGGCATACGGCGTGAGTCGCCGGACAAGCTCTTCGCCGCCGTGGACGGATATGTCTGCTACAAGGAAGGTCGGATTCTCGTTCGCAATCCGCTGACAGTTCACTCCGATATCGACTACCACACCGGCAATGTCGATTTCGTGGGCAGCGTGGTGGTGGAAGGAGCTGTCCGGACAGGATTTTCCGTTGAGGCGGCGGACGATGTTCGGGTCAATGCCCAGATCGAAGGCGCCGCTGTCACGGCTCGCGGGAATTTGGACTGCCGAGGTGGCGTCAAGGGCGGCAAGGAAGCCATACTCCGGGCCACCAAGGATATGCGGCTTGCTTTTTGCGAATATGCCACGTTGCTCGCGGGCGGCGACATACTCGTCAAGGGGGCGTTGATGCACAGCGACGCCTACGCTGGAAAACGGCTGGCGGTGGGCGGACGGCTTACCGGCGGGAGTATCTGTGCCTACAAGTACATTTACGTGGGCGGGCAGCTCGGCGGCGGCATGGACACGGATACGTCTCTGATCCTGGGATACCAGCCTACGCTGTTGTATGCCGACCAGCGTTACAATCAAAGAATCAAGGTTCTGCATGAGGACATCGCCTTTTTCGAGAAGGCGTTGAACAGGGGCGAGGAATTTCGGGCCGAGTACGAGCCTCGGTTGGAGTCTGCCCGCAGTGAGTTGGAATTGCTCAAGGATATGAAGGTGGAGCTGTGGGACGGCATCTATGCCACCGAACGGCTGGATGATTGCCGGGTTCTGGTGCCCGGCGTTGTCAGGCCGGGCGTGGAGATCTGTATCGGCTCGGCTTATTACAGAGTGGATGATTTTTTGGAAGACGTTTTTTTCTACTACGATAACGGTGAAGTGAAGTATGGCGCTTCAACCGGGAAAATGAAGAAATAG
- a CDS encoding motility protein A: MDIATLIGLAGAFGLVFTTIFMGGNAAGFLDVPSIVVVIGGTFAVTFVMFPMGVVINAFKVGMKTLMFKSSDPQDIIKLITSLSDKARKESLVSLEKVNIDDAFLTKGVMLVVDGSSEGLVRSVMEIELEFMKQRHRQGQAVFKGMGTMAPAFGMIGTLIGLVNMLSNLSDPSSIGPAMAVALLTTFYGAIMANCVFLPMATKLEERSAEDVLFMQIMIEGVSSLQRGDHPSVVKEKLQAFLSPALRENA; the protein is encoded by the coding sequence ATGGATATCGCAACTCTTATCGGTCTGGCCGGTGCCTTTGGTCTTGTCTTCACCACGATTTTTATGGGTGGCAACGCGGCGGGATTTCTTGATGTTCCCTCCATCGTCGTCGTTATCGGCGGCACATTCGCCGTTACCTTCGTGATGTTTCCAATGGGCGTGGTCATCAATGCCTTCAAGGTCGGCATGAAGACGCTCATGTTCAAGTCTTCCGACCCGCAGGACATCATCAAGCTGATTACTTCCCTCTCCGACAAGGCCCGTAAGGAGAGTCTGGTTTCCTTGGAAAAGGTCAACATTGACGATGCGTTTCTCACGAAAGGGGTGATGCTTGTCGTTGACGGTTCCAGTGAAGGGCTTGTTCGCTCCGTCATGGAGATCGAGCTTGAATTCATGAAGCAGCGGCATCGCCAGGGGCAGGCCGTTTTCAAGGGCATGGGGACCATGGCTCCTGCTTTCGGCATGATCGGTACCCTCATCGGCCTGGTGAACATGCTTTCCAACCTGTCGGACCCCTCGTCCATCGGACCGGCCATGGCTGTGGCCCTGCTGACCACCTTTTACGGGGCCATCATGGCGAACTGCGTTTTTCTGCCCATGGCCACCAAGCTTGAAGAACGGTCCGCCGAGGACGTTCTGTTCATGCAGATAATGATTGAGGGCGTTTCGTCCCTGCAGCGCGGCGATCATCCTTCGGTGGTCAAGGAGAAGTTGCAGGCGTTCCTGTCCCCGGCACTGCGCGAAAACGCGTAG
- a CDS encoding OmpA/MotB family protein: MAKAEEVIRRKPPEDPPGDEGLPPWMATFADMVTLLLCFFVLLLSFAQQSEEKFRDALGSLKGAFGVKEVRAVSEEMAQFNSSSKVTKEMAASISRDERLLLSVVMRIKSMLEEMDVKLKEGAGVSADRDGVVFRASSASLFERDTAVLKPKAPEVLDTVVKVLKDYKLNVVVRGHTDDRPIHTPKYPSNWELSAARAAVALDYLINKGGIEINRAKAVGYADTRPEVPNDSMENRLINQRVEFYLHMPQRDAW, from the coding sequence ATGGCCAAGGCCGAGGAAGTCATACGCAGAAAACCGCCGGAGGACCCTCCCGGAGACGAGGGGTTGCCGCCGTGGATGGCGACTTTCGCCGACATGGTCACGTTGCTCCTGTGTTTTTTCGTTCTGCTCCTTTCCTTTGCCCAGCAGAGCGAGGAGAAGTTCCGTGATGCCTTGGGATCGCTGAAGGGAGCCTTTGGGGTCAAGGAAGTGCGCGCTGTTTCCGAGGAGATGGCTCAGTTCAACTCCAGCTCCAAGGTGACAAAGGAAATGGCCGCTTCCATTTCCCGCGACGAGCGGTTGTTGCTTTCCGTGGTCATGCGTATCAAGTCCATGCTTGAGGAGATGGATGTCAAACTCAAGGAAGGGGCCGGGGTAAGCGCCGATCGCGACGGCGTGGTATTCCGCGCGAGTTCGGCATCGCTGTTCGAGCGCGATACCGCAGTGCTCAAGCCCAAGGCCCCGGAGGTTCTTGATACGGTTGTCAAAGTCCTCAAGGATTACAAACTGAATGTTGTTGTTCGGGGCCATACGGATGACAGGCCCATTCACACGCCGAAATATCCATCCAACTGGGAGCTGTCCGCCGCGCGGGCTGCCGTGGCCTTGGACTATCTTATCAATAAGGGCGGCATTGAGATCAATCGGGCCAAGGCGGTTGGCTATGCTGACACCAGGCCCGAGGTGCCCAACGATTCCATGGAGAATCGGCTGATAAATCAGCGGGTCGAATTTTATTTGCATATGCCCCAAAGGGATGCCTGGTAG
- a CDS encoding OmpA/MotB family protein, translating into MAEQEALEQQGGGPKSDPPKPDEGIPPWMATFADMVTLLLCFFVLLLSFTNQDITNFRKLMGSIQEALGVQYEDSSALSTPYAETTFQERQSVRDNRQIVELGVLLKKAILARDLTHMAKVSTDKSGVMLRLSSQVLFAKGSIELTAEARQTLQMIIDSMQKTDFNVVIRGHTDGETPESNLYDSNWDLSAARAARCLRYILEHSDIPATRMKAVGYGGSKPLLPSTSEENRNANRRVEFFYLPPGRTKW; encoded by the coding sequence ATGGCAGAGCAGGAAGCATTGGAACAGCAGGGCGGCGGGCCGAAGTCCGATCCGCCCAAGCCCGACGAGGGGATTCCGCCGTGGATGGCCACCTTTGCGGATATGGTTACTCTGCTTTTGTGCTTTTTCGTGTTGCTGTTGTCGTTCACCAATCAGGACATCACCAACTTCCGCAAGCTCATGGGCTCCATTCAAGAGGCCTTGGGAGTCCAGTATGAAGACAGCTCCGCGCTTTCGACGCCGTATGCCGAAACGACTTTTCAGGAGCGGCAGAGTGTTCGCGACAATCGGCAGATAGTCGAACTCGGAGTTTTGCTTAAGAAGGCCATACTGGCTCGCGATTTGACGCATATGGCCAAGGTCAGCACCGACAAGTCCGGGGTTATGCTTCGATTGAGTAGTCAGGTGTTGTTCGCAAAGGGCTCCATCGAGTTGACCGCCGAGGCGAGACAGACATTGCAGATGATAATCGATTCAATGCAAAAGACGGATTTCAATGTCGTGATCCGTGGCCATACCGATGGCGAAACGCCAGAATCGAACCTGTATGACTCAAATTGGGATCTGTCTGCCGCACGCGCCGCACGATGCCTCCGCTACATTCTTGAACATTCCGATATACCGGCTACCCGCATGAAGGCTGTGGGGTACGGGGGGTCCAAGCCGCTTTTGCCCAGCACTTCCGAGGAAAATCGAAACGCAAATCGTCGTGTCGAGTTCTTCTACCTTCCCCCTGGACGGACCAAGTGGTAA
- a CDS encoding zinc ribbon domain-containing protein YjdM, giving the protein MENLPNCPQCQCEYVYSDGTVLICPECGFEFQAEDAKEKVYKDANGNVLVDGDTVIVIQDLKVKGASSAIKKGTKVKNIRLIEPEDGVHDISCKIPGFGSMFLKTSVVKKG; this is encoded by the coding sequence ATGGAAAATCTACCGAATTGTCCGCAGTGCCAGTGTGAGTACGTGTATTCCGACGGCACCGTGCTGATTTGTCCGGAATGCGGTTTTGAGTTTCAGGCCGAAGACGCAAAGGAAAAAGTTTACAAGGACGCCAACGGCAATGTTCTCGTTGATGGCGATACCGTCATCGTGATCCAGGACCTTAAGGTCAAGGGCGCGTCTTCAGCCATTAAAAAGGGAACGAAGGTTAAAAATATAAGATTGATAGAACCGGAAGACGGGGTCCATGACATCTCTTGCAAAATCCCCGGGTTCGGTTCCATGTTCCTGAAAACATCGGTCGTCAAGAAAGGCTGA
- a CDS encoding calcium/sodium antiporter has protein sequence MTLAFIAVIFGLALLVWSADRFVEGSASTARHFGMPPLLIGMVIVGFGTSAPEMVVSALAASQGNPGIALGNAYGSNITNIALILGITALISPIAVHSQVLRKELPILTVVTALAAWQLWDGEITRFDAVVLLAVFGGLMAWTIWQGMQKKADALGSEMEQELENRAMPIRRAVFWLVVGLAFLIVSSRILVWGAVEIAHGFGVSDLIIGLTIVAVGTSLPELASSIIAARKGEHDIALGNILGSNLFNTLAVVGIAGTIHPLAVGPEVFNRDMLVMAALTLSLFVIGYGFRGPGRINRIEGAVLLVCYVGYTAYLISTVFGGQA, from the coding sequence ATGACACTGGCCTTCATCGCTGTAATTTTTGGCTTGGCGCTCCTCGTTTGGAGCGCTGACCGTTTTGTGGAGGGATCAGCCTCTACCGCCCGCCATTTCGGCATGCCGCCGCTGCTGATCGGCATGGTGATTGTCGGGTTCGGCACCTCCGCGCCGGAGATGGTGGTCTCGGCTCTGGCCGCCTCGCAGGGCAATCCGGGGATTGCACTGGGCAACGCCTACGGCTCCAACATCACCAACATCGCCCTGATCCTGGGGATCACGGCACTCATCAGCCCAATCGCCGTACATTCGCAGGTTCTGCGTAAGGAGCTGCCTATCCTCACGGTTGTGACCGCTCTGGCGGCATGGCAACTATGGGACGGTGAGATTACCCGGTTCGATGCTGTTGTGCTGCTTGCAGTATTCGGCGGGCTGATGGCCTGGACTATTTGGCAGGGCATGCAGAAAAAAGCCGATGCGCTGGGAAGCGAGATGGAGCAGGAGCTGGAAAATCGCGCCATGCCCATCCGCCGGGCGGTCTTCTGGCTGGTGGTCGGGCTGGCGTTTCTGATTGTCAGTTCCCGCATCCTGGTCTGGGGTGCGGTGGAGATCGCTCATGGATTCGGAGTCAGCGACCTGATCATTGGCTTGACCATCGTCGCCGTGGGCACTTCGCTACCGGAACTGGCTTCGTCAATCATTGCCGCCAGAAAGGGTGAACACGATATCGCTCTCGGTAATATTCTCGGCTCCAACCTGTTCAACACCCTGGCGGTGGTGGGGATCGCCGGTACGATTCATCCGCTGGCAGTGGGGCCGGAAGTCTTCAATCGGGACATGCTGGTCATGGCCGCACTGACCCTGTCGCTATTCGTGATCGGCTATGGATTCCGGGGACCGGGACGTATCAACCGCATCGAGGGCGCGGTGCTGCTGGTCTGTTACGTGGGCTATACGGCCTACCTGATCAGCACGGTTTTCGGCGGGCAGGCATAG
- a CDS encoding DUF2188 domain-containing protein → MFIEHPGSHHLIWKANGGWDVKKDGATRSSCHFDKKQDAVDAGRKISQNQGTEFYIHGKDGKIQNKDSHGNDPYPPKG, encoded by the coding sequence GTGTTTATCGAGCATCCCGGATCACATCATCTAATTTGGAAAGCCAATGGAGGCTGGGACGTCAAGAAAGACGGCGCGACCCGTAGCAGCTGTCACTTCGACAAGAAGCAGGATGCCGTTGATGCCGGGCGCAAGATCAGCCAGAACCAGGGCACCGAGTTCTACATCCACGGCAAGGACGGGAAGATCCAGAACAAGGACAGCCACGGGAACGATCCGTATCCGCCGAAGGGGTAA
- the phnF gene encoding phosphonate metabolism transcriptional regulator PhnF yields the protein MSLFIIERNQGTAVYAQIARILETEFVKNGMPGDRLPSEGNLAEQFGVNRHTLRRAVDELITAGMLERLHGIGVFVSEKHLDYKLKSKTRFTQTLHDLGMTTDCEVMKKNVIEAPKGVADALKLKNKRDVLWIDTLRYADGIPLCVISHFLPISPFGDSLRDYDGGSLHEVLHDQFGPLLRLESLVTAVVAPEDDAKRLRVGNGQPVLRVKSLNVLEQDKTPAEYAVTRFRADMIQLRIDMNDSVNCWM from the coding sequence ATGAGCCTCTTTATAATTGAACGCAACCAGGGAACCGCAGTCTATGCCCAGATTGCCAGAATCCTGGAAACTGAGTTCGTAAAAAACGGAATGCCAGGAGACCGCTTGCCTTCTGAAGGTAATTTGGCTGAGCAGTTTGGTGTAAATCGACACACCTTGCGCAGGGCTGTTGATGAACTCATTACTGCGGGAATGCTTGAACGATTACATGGCATCGGTGTTTTTGTTTCAGAAAAACATCTTGATTATAAATTGAAATCAAAAACACGGTTCACACAGACGTTGCATGATTTGGGAATGACAACAGATTGTGAAGTCATGAAAAAAAATGTCATCGAAGCTCCAAAAGGAGTGGCGGACGCCCTGAAACTGAAAAACAAGCGAGATGTTTTATGGATTGACACATTGCGTTATGCGGACGGCATTCCCCTTTGCGTTATTTCCCATTTTTTACCGATTTCGCCGTTTGGGGATTCTTTGCGTGATTATGACGGCGGCTCTCTTCATGAAGTACTTCATGATCAATTCGGCCCGTTGTTGCGTCTGGAGAGTTTGGTCACCGCTGTCGTTGCCCCTGAAGACGATGCAAAACGACTGCGCGTAGGCAACGGACAACCGGTTTTGCGGGTTAAGAGTCTGAATGTTCTTGAGCAGGACAAGACCCCGGCGGAATACGCGGTAACAAGATTTCGGGCAGATATGATTCAGTTGCGAATCGACATGAACGACAGCGTTAATTGTTGGATGTGA
- the phnD gene encoding phosphonate ABC transporter substrate-binding protein, with product MKTVLKKIGVFCAGVALSAMLVLPAAAGELVMGLIPAENNEEMVKQFEPMRAYLESKTGQKVKVFTATDYTGVIEAMRKKRVDIAWFGPLSYYLAEQEAGAEAFAAGIRKGSDSHTYKSIFVVPGNSTIRTIQDLKGKNVAFVDPASTSGGLMPTFMVKKATGMMPQDFFGKFTYAGSHDAAELAVKNKTVDAAADNDITYGKMLKKGLITKETNRVLLESDPLPGSPLVYRKDLPEDLKAKIREAILDAHKDIQVTGYGELSHYVAVTPADYQVIRDMVRELGLKKENILK from the coding sequence ATGAAGACGGTCTTGAAAAAAATTGGTGTTTTTTGCGCTGGAGTGGCGTTATCAGCCATGCTTGTGCTTCCGGCTGCAGCCGGGGAACTCGTCATGGGTCTGATTCCAGCCGAAAACAACGAAGAAATGGTCAAGCAGTTCGAACCGATGCGGGCCTACCTTGAATCAAAAACCGGCCAAAAAGTCAAAGTCTTTACCGCCACCGATTATACCGGCGTTATCGAGGCGATGCGCAAGAAGCGGGTCGATATCGCGTGGTTTGGTCCTCTGTCTTATTACCTTGCCGAGCAGGAAGCAGGCGCGGAAGCGTTCGCGGCCGGTATCCGCAAGGGCAGCGATTCCCACACCTATAAGAGTATTTTTGTCGTTCCGGGCAACAGCACCATCAGGACTATTCAGGATCTGAAAGGGAAAAACGTGGCCTTTGTCGACCCTGCCTCCACTTCAGGAGGGCTGATGCCCACATTCATGGTGAAAAAGGCCACCGGCATGATGCCTCAGGACTTCTTCGGCAAATTCACCTATGCGGGCTCCCATGACGCCGCAGAGCTGGCCGTCAAAAACAAGACCGTGGATGCCGCCGCCGACAACGACATCACCTACGGGAAGATGTTGAAAAAAGGTCTGATCACCAAGGAAACAAACCGAGTTCTGCTGGAATCCGATCCCTTACCCGGTTCCCCCCTCGTCTATCGCAAGGATCTTCCCGAAGATCTGAAAGCCAAGATCCGGGAGGCGATTCTGGATGCCCACAAGGACATCCAAGTCACCGGCTACGGTGAGTTGAGCCATTACGTCGCCGTGACTCCTGCGGACTACCAGGTCATTCGGGATATGGTGCGGGAACTCGGGTTGAAGAAAGAGAATATACTCAAGTAA
- the phnC gene encoding phosphonate ABC transporter ATP-binding protein: protein MASISLQGVTKKFGNGFQALRGVSVDFAPGSLTAIIGPSGAGKSTMLRMINGLELPTSGEVKVAERVVNRSNLREVRGDVGIIFQHYNLVSRLSVMTNALTGRLKYRSWVGSMLYLFRKSDMDHAFQSLDRVGLLDRAWDRADRLSGGQQQRVGIARALAQQPRVLLADEPVASLDPVTSEEIMQLLREICDRDGITVIVNLHQVDLAKRFASRVIGLNAGQIVFDGHPNDLDQRSLDQIYHTKKEANDEQQPAPLLAYA from the coding sequence ATGGCAAGCATTTCCCTGCAAGGGGTTACAAAGAAATTCGGCAATGGTTTTCAAGCATTGCGCGGTGTAAGCGTTGACTTCGCGCCGGGTAGCCTGACGGCTATCATCGGACCTTCAGGGGCGGGCAAATCCACCATGCTTCGGATGATCAACGGACTGGAGCTGCCGACAAGCGGCGAGGTAAAAGTGGCGGAGCGGGTCGTCAACCGATCCAATCTCAGAGAGGTGCGCGGCGACGTGGGAATCATCTTCCAGCATTACAATCTCGTGAGCCGCCTGTCCGTCATGACCAACGCCCTGACCGGCAGGTTGAAATACCGCTCCTGGGTGGGGAGCATGCTGTATCTCTTTCGAAAGAGCGACATGGATCACGCTTTTCAGTCGCTTGACCGTGTGGGACTGCTTGATCGCGCCTGGGATCGGGCCGACAGGCTTTCCGGCGGACAGCAACAGCGAGTGGGGATTGCCCGGGCGTTGGCGCAACAGCCCCGGGTTCTCCTGGCCGATGAGCCGGTTGCAAGCCTTGATCCGGTGACCAGTGAAGAGATCATGCAATTGCTTCGGGAGATCTGTGACCGAGACGGCATCACCGTGATCGTCAATCTGCATCAGGTGGATCTGGCCAAACGTTTTGCCTCCCGGGTCATCGGCCTGAATGCGGGGCAAATTGTTTTTGACGGTCATCCCAATGACCTTGATCAGCGCTCGCTTGACCAAATCTATCACACCAAGAAGGAAGCCAATGATGAACAACAGCCTGCCCCTTTGCTGGCCTACGCGTAA
- the phnE gene encoding phosphonate ABC transporter, permease protein PhnE: MMNNSLPLCWPTRNGLPSIAVVIAFVVVVGLLAWAAPIAEIDPLRLVASIPRLLSFLGNIFVMPDIEYLPELFKKMLETIEMTLLATSIALAISLPLGFLAAKNTSPHPIVFHVTRTSLSFMRALPELVWALVFVSAVGLGPLPGVMALSFVTVGFMGKFFAESIEVVDVKPIEGVEAHGAGWFQVRTYAYLPQAMPDFIGSTLYILDHNLRAAAILGLVGAGGIGYDMIMAMRLFDYDRILGIALAIYLIVALLDRLSSHFRARVI; the protein is encoded by the coding sequence ATGATGAACAACAGCCTGCCCCTTTGCTGGCCTACGCGTAACGGGCTTCCATCTATCGCGGTAGTGATCGCTTTCGTTGTCGTCGTCGGTTTGTTGGCCTGGGCCGCTCCCATCGCGGAAATCGATCCTCTGCGTCTGGTGGCGTCCATTCCCCGCCTCCTGAGCTTTCTCGGCAACATTTTCGTCATGCCGGACATTGAGTATTTGCCCGAACTTTTTAAGAAAATGCTGGAGACCATCGAAATGACGCTGCTTGCCACGAGTATCGCTCTGGCAATCAGCCTGCCCCTTGGCTTCCTTGCGGCGAAAAACACCAGCCCCCACCCGATTGTATTCCATGTTACGAGGACCTCACTCTCATTCATGCGTGCCTTGCCGGAATTGGTCTGGGCGCTAGTTTTCGTCTCGGCGGTCGGCCTCGGCCCACTCCCTGGCGTCATGGCTCTGTCATTCGTGACGGTCGGCTTCATGGGCAAGTTTTTCGCCGAGAGTATCGAAGTAGTCGACGTCAAACCCATTGAAGGGGTTGAGGCGCATGGGGCCGGATGGTTTCAGGTCCGAACCTATGCCTACCTCCCCCAGGCCATGCCTGATTTCATCGGTTCGACGCTGTACATTCTCGACCATAATCTCCGTGCGGCGGCGATTCTCGGCCTGGTCGGGGCGGGTGGCATCGGCTACGACATGATCATGGCAATGCGTCTTTTCGATTATGACCGAATCCTCGGCATCGCTTTGGCCATATATCTCATCGTTGCGTTACTGGATCGTCTATCCAGCCATTTCAGGGCGAGGGTGATTTAA
- the phnE gene encoding phosphonate ABC transporter, permease protein PhnE: MKKLSALPPKKPFNPAPVWFSLWIVLLWLIVFDLDISFQTLLYGVEDMAEYFSRYTAPDFSEMSRYLQLMAQTIATALWGTLIAFVTAFLLAPFAARNLTPGRATYRIARETLNFLRAMPDLLLALIFVAALGLGPLPGALALGVHTAGFLGKFFAENLERIDKGVIEAVQATGASRSQVVMYAGWPSILREAIGYTLYIMDRNVRMASVLGLVGAGGIGLALHDTLRLVKYDESAALILVILSVILVFDYFSTWLRGKLT; this comes from the coding sequence ATGAAGAAGCTCTCCGCGCTCCCGCCCAAAAAACCGTTCAATCCCGCGCCGGTCTGGTTTTCCTTATGGATTGTCCTGCTTTGGCTGATCGTTTTCGACCTGGATATTTCCTTCCAAACGCTGCTCTACGGCGTGGAGGACATGGCTGAATATTTCAGCCGCTATACGGCTCCGGATTTTTCGGAGATGTCTAGATATCTACAACTCATGGCACAGACCATCGCGACGGCCTTGTGGGGCACGCTCATCGCCTTCGTCACGGCTTTTTTACTGGCCCCTTTCGCGGCGCGCAACCTGACGCCCGGCAGGGCGACATACCGGATTGCCCGAGAAACACTGAATTTTCTCCGCGCCATGCCCGATCTGTTGCTGGCGCTTATTTTTGTAGCGGCCCTGGGCCTCGGTCCGCTTCCCGGCGCATTGGCCCTTGGTGTTCATACCGCAGGATTCCTAGGGAAATTTTTCGCCGAGAACCTGGAGCGTATCGACAAGGGGGTTATTGAGGCGGTCCAGGCGACCGGCGCGAGCAGAAGTCAGGTTGTGATGTACGCGGGCTGGCCTTCCATTCTACGCGAAGCCATCGGCTACACCCTCTACATCATGGACCGGAATGTCCGCATGGCGTCAGTGCTTGGCCTGGTAGGAGCAGGCGGCATCGGTCTCGCCCTCCACGATACCTTGCGACTGGTCAAGTACGATGAATCCGCCGCCCTGATCCTGGTGATTCTGAGCGTCATTCTTGTTTTTGATTATTTTTCAACCTGGTTGAGAGGAAAACTCACATGA
- the phnG gene encoding phosphonate C-P lyase system protein PhnG yields the protein MTDSISYQRRDWPRLLLSLPPQKIKEAVRTITELCRVDDQALPQSGLALLQLRDGALAEPYFIGEIPLSRAQVRVIDKNGKKGAGAAQILDDRTSLARDVAILDAILANRLNGHEIIAHLLEEGARGLARNEASRSVILERTRVDFSLLDATGEDNDI from the coding sequence ATGACCGATTCCATATCATATCAGCGCCGTGACTGGCCGCGTTTGCTTTTATCACTACCACCGCAAAAGATTAAAGAAGCTGTGCGAACCATTACGGAGCTGTGCCGGGTCGATGACCAGGCCCTGCCGCAATCGGGACTCGCACTGCTTCAATTACGCGACGGTGCCTTGGCTGAACCCTATTTTATCGGGGAAATTCCTCTTTCCCGAGCCCAGGTCAGGGTCATTGATAAAAACGGTAAAAAGGGCGCGGGCGCGGCACAGATTCTTGACGACCGGACGAGCTTGGCGAGAGATGTCGCCATCTTGGACGCCATTCTCGCCAACAGGTTAAACGGGCATGAAATCATCGCGCATTTACTTGAGGAAGGCGCGCGTGGACTCGCGCGCAATGAAGCATCCCGCAGTGTGATCCTTGAGCGCACCCGCGTGGACTTCTCTCTGCTCGACGCAACCGGTGAGGACAATGACATATGA